The Micropterus dolomieu isolate WLL.071019.BEF.003 ecotype Adirondacks linkage group LG20, ASM2129224v1, whole genome shotgun sequence genome has a segment encoding these proteins:
- the LOC123958512 gene encoding low choriolytic enzyme-like, with translation MILQAAVLSVLFCSAHSFTIQASFERNEVYSGNTIEDDDFSVSTLIERANVNVGKHLDEPLVMFGDIAIPTGLQNADPCTSRGCLWPKATDGNVYVPYRISNQFSQRERETIIRALRSFAESTCIRFTPLNGQEDFVDIQSLSGCFSFIGRRGQGQTVSLSRQGCVFHHIVQHELLHALGFNHEQTRSDRDAHVRILLQNVIAGMEHNFRKIQTRNLGTPYDYNSVMHYGRFAFSRNREPTIVPIPDNNVPIGRANQMSPVDILRVNRLYSCNSTASRPRLFLQRNQFLYN, from the exons ATGATCCTCCAGGCTGCTGTGCTCAGTGTCCTCTTCTGCTCTGCCCACAGTTTTACTATACAG gCTTCTTTTGAAAGGAATGAAGTGTACTCTG GCAACACCATTGAGGATGATGATTTCAGTGTCTCCACGCTGATAGAGAGGGCCAATGTTAATGTTG GAAAGCACCTGGATGAGCCTCTAGTGATGTTTGGAGACATAGCAATACCAACCGGTCTGCAGAATGCTGATCCCTGCACATCCCGAGGCTGCCTGTGGCCTAAAGCCACCGATGGCAATGTCTATGTACCCTACCGCATCTCCAATCAGTTCT cccaaagagaaagagaaaccaTCATCCGAGCTCTGCGGTCATTTGCCGAGTCCACCTGCATCCGCTTCACCCCCTTGAATGGCCAGGAGGACTTTGTAGACATCCAGTCCCTCTCAGG GTGTTTCTCATTTATCGGGCGTCGTGGACAGGGCCAGACTGTATCTTTGAGTCGCCAAGGCTGTGTTTTCCACCACATCGTCCAACACGAGCTGCTCCACGCCCTGGGCTTCAACCATGAACAGACCCGGTCCGACAGGGACGCGCATGTTCGCATCCTGCTGCAAAACGTCATTGCTG GAATGGAGCACAATTTCAGGAAGATCCAAACAAGGAACCTTGGCACTCCCTATGACTACAACTCTGTCATGCACTATGGAAG GTTTGCCTTCTCTAGGAACAGGGAGCCAACCATCGTGCCCATTCCTGACAACAATGTACCCATTGGCAGGGCCAACCAGATGAGTCCTGTTGACATCCTTCGGGTGAACCGCCTTTATAGCTGTA aTTCAACTGCTTCCAGACCTCGCCTTTTTCTGCAAAGAAACCAGTTCCTCTACAATTAA
- the LOC123958596 gene encoding low choriolytic enzyme-like yields MARMFRFSALALLLLSACCWADNEAEDIAEEDSGELSVSELLERANSNLIRSADDPNLIEGDIAIDSAAEKNADPCTSKSCKWGKLNDGKVYVPYFINNQFSSREKAIITRGLESFSSVSCIRFRPTKSSDRDWLSIESKNGCYSMVGRRGGKQVVSLARQGCLYHGTVQHELLHALGFNHEQTRSDRDKHIKVLLQNVVSGMEHNFRKIATLNQGTPYDYNSVMQYHRTAFSKNNQPTMVPIPNPNVSFGNAKEMSRNDIASLARTSFRIAEDYQSEIDEQLRSNVQSPTQCLRDFAYDNRALCLKWRPDMADDEIVRRILSACNPRLASGLHCIVSTVDQVVNMGSLIGAYPAPTDLKSLLNNLKKKGSIGSGMRNVRLPLNTLKSCYCLHRCWLSRSHTQAFRFIGTPVMWGWGRS; encoded by the exons ATGGCTCGCATGTTCAGGTTCTCAGCTCTGGCTCTGCTGCTACTGTCTGCCTGTTGTTGGGCCGACAATGAG GCAGAGGACATTGCAGAGGAGGACTCAGGGGAGCTTTCTGTctctgaacttctggagagagccAACAGTAATCTGA TCCGTTCTGCTGATGATCCCAACCTGATTGAAGGAGACATCGCCATTGACAGCGCGGCCGAGAAAAACGCCGACCCCTGCACCAGCAAAAGCTGCAAGTGGGGCAAGCTGAATGATGGGAAAGTCTACGTTCCTTATTTCATCAACAATCAATTCT CCTCCCGTGAGAAGGCCATCATCACCCGAGGACTGGAGTctttctcctctgtctcctgcATCCGCTTCAGACCCACCAAAAGCAGCGACCGCGACTGGCTGAGCATTGAGTCCAAGAATGG CTGCTACTCCATGGTTGGCCGTCGTGGTGGTAAGCAGGTGGTGTCTCTGGCCCGTCAAGGATGCCTTTACCATGGCACCGTCCAGCATGAGCTGCTCCACGCTCTGGGATTCAACCATGAACAGACCCGCTCTGACAGGGACAAGCACATCAAAGTCCTGCTGCAGAATGTTGTTTCTG GAATGGAGCACAACTTCAGGAAGATTGCAACCCTCAACCAGGGCACTCCCTATGATTACAACTCTGTCATGCAGTACCACAG GACTGCCTTCTCCAAGAACAACCAGCCCACCATGGTCCCTATCCCTAATCCCAACGTGTCCTTTGGCAACGCTAAGGAAATGAGCCGCAATGACATCGCCAG TTTAGCTAGAACATCGTTCCGCATTGCCGAAG ACTACCAGTCAGAGATTGACGAGCAGCTCCGCTCAAATGTGCAGTCACCCACCCAGTGCCTTCGGGATTTTGCTTACGATAATAGAGCACTCTGCCTGAAGTGGAGACCAGACATGGCCGATGACGAGATTGTGCGACGCATCCTCAGTGCATGTAATCCAAGGTTGGCCAGTGGGCTGCATTGCATCGTGTCTACTGTGGACCAGGTGGTCAACATGGGGTCGCTTATTGGTGCTTACCCAGCACCAACAGATCTGAAGAGTCTCCTCAATAACCTCAAGAAAAAGGGGTCAATTGGGAGTGGAATGCGCAATGTCAGGCTGCCTTTGAACACCTTAAAGAGCTGCTACTGTCTTCACCGGTGCTGGCTTAGCCGGAGCCACACTCAGGCTTTCAGGTTCATTGGGACTCCAGTGATGTGGGGCTGGGGGCGGTCCTGA